The DNA region TTCCCGATGCTGATGACAGCGGCAGGTACGATCGCGCCGGCTCGCGTGTTCATTGTCGGTGCCGGAGTCGCCGGTTTAATGGCAATTGCTTCCGCGAAGAGACTCGGCGCCGTTGTCAGCGCGTACGACGTCCGCCCGGCGGTAAAAGAGCAGGTGCAGAGCCTGGGTGCAGAATTCCTCGAAATCGAGCTTGCGGCTGCAGATTCGGAAGACAAGGGAGGCTACGCTAAAGAAATGGATGAAGAGTTCTATCGCAAGCAACGTGAAATGATGACGAAGGTGGTTGCCGCAAGCGATGTAGTGATCACGACGGCTGCTGTTCCCGGAAAGAAAGCACCGGTACTCATCACGTCGGATATGGTTAAGGGCATGTCACCCGGATCGGTGATTGTCGATCTCGCTGCCGAACGCGGAGGCAACTGCGAGCTGACCAAACAGGGTGAGCAGGTTGTGGTGGATGGAGTGCTGATCCTGGGACCTGCCAATGTGCCATCAACAGTGCCGTTTCACGCCAGTCAGATGTACTCCAAGAATCTTCTGACGTTTCTGAAACATCTCGTTAAGGATGGCCAATTACAGTTTGATATGGAAGATGAAATCACTCGGGGAACACTCATGACCCGTGGCGGTGATGTAGTTCATCCCGGCATACGCGAAATGCTCGGTCTCGAGCCGATCACGCAAGGGAGGGAAGGCTGATGGATACGTTTGTTATGATTCTAACCGTTTTCATCTTGGCGATATTCATCGGCTTTGAGGTGATCACCAAGGTTCCTCCGACACTGCACACACCGTTGATGTCGGGATCGAATGCAATATCGGGCATTACGATCATCGGTGCGTTGGTGCTCGCTGGACAGATCGGCATC from Candidatus Zixiibacteriota bacterium includes:
- a CDS encoding Re/Si-specific NAD(P)(+) transhydrogenase subunit alpha, translating into MTNDAKPLSVGVPKETFPDERRVAVVPDIVPQFVKSGMKVILESGAGIESGITDAAFRDRGAVIESDRSEVFEHSDIILQVRGYGANPDRGRSDLEFMRKGQSIIGLFEPLTSIHQIKDIADLGVNLFAVEMMPRITRAQSMDTLSSMATIAGYKAVLMAANALPKMFPMLMTAAGTIAPARVFIVGAGVAGLMAIASAKRLGAVVSAYDVRPAVKEQVQSLGAEFLEIELAAADSEDKGGYAKEMDEEFYRKQREMMTKVVAASDVVITTAAVPGKKAPVLITSDMVKGMSPGSVIVDLAAERGGNCELTKQGEQVVVDGVLILGPANVPSTVPFHASQMYSKNLLTFLKHLVKDGQLQFDMEDEITRGTLMTRGGDVVHPGIREMLGLEPITQGREG
- a CDS encoding NAD(P) transhydrogenase subunit alpha, which produces MDTFVMILTVFILAIFIGFEVITKVPPTLHTPLMSGSNAISGITIIGALVLAGQIGISPLAKGLAFVAVIFAAINVVGGFLVTDRMLKMFKKKDLSC